In the genome of Candida albicans SC5314 chromosome 6, complete sequence, the window GAAACAATATCGTCCAAGGCTCTTCCTTACTTACATTGTTCCGATACCGGACTTTTCTGTTtggtttcttcttcaattctATTAATACATACCACCcctatttatttatttatttaKTTATCTAAATCtttgatttaatattcTATCGACACCAACTTCAttatattcttcttttgtcACCCACATTTGATGGAATGTTCCTAATGAAGCCAATACACTCCCACCAATCCATGCTTGATTGATTCTTTCTGTTGAATTCCCCACAGCATGTAATCTAATTTTCAATCctggattattatttgataattcaagATAAAGTCTTTCTGTTAATTGAGAAATAAGTGATACACCACCagtaacaataatattattagcTAATGATGCACGTAAATCTATATCgatatttgataatgtaTGAGAAATTAATTGTGATATACCTCTAATATTAACTTCTGGTTTTGGAGTAGATTGATTagaatcttcttcttcatcatcatttttacGAACTCTTTTAAGAGGGCGATATTCATTAGCTTGAGTAATTGAGATTTCTCCATTATTGGGTGGgaatgataattttgaattggtgaatttataaattgttggatcaaaaattgattcagCAATTTTAAATCTATCGATAACAATAGATTGACCAGTAGgcaattcaaataatctaGATGAATctttattggtggtggtggtggtggtagtagtgccactactactattcTTTTCTGGAACTTctaaaatttctttaaaattatgatatattttttcattttgaaattcaagaaatgattgtgatagtgatgatgatgatgatgtgggtatagtattattatttttgagTTCATATTTTGGTGGATCAGGATAAGTAGTTggaatttttgatttaattttaaaacttGGTTCCATAACAACTTTTTTAGTATCAATAAGATAATCTTGAATTTCATTAGATAAAAATTTCCCCCCATAATTAGTTTTCATTGAACTTTTCAATAAACAAATCCCATCAATCACTGGAGTTACCAGTACAGAATCATGACCTAAATCAACAACTAAACAATTCGATCTACCTTGTTGAAATGAAACACATGTAGGTGATTTAGCTAAATATATCCCactaaattcaaaattttcgAAAAAAGTTTCCACCAATTGTTGACGATATGAAGTTTCTGTCCATATTGGTTCAGTTATTAAAATCGGTTGTTCTGGCCCCACAActtttaattgttgatcaaaataatattgatattgttcAATGGCTGCATCCCAATCAACTATAATAGattcttttaatattgGTTTAATGTCATAATTGGCTCTTGGAACATTAATTGATTCACCaaagatttttttcttgtcatTCTTCACTTGTCCATAATATGATGATGTGATTACTTTAGGGAAATCATCACCAGCATATCCTATTCTTGTAGTATAAGAGCCTGGATCAAGAACTATAGCATTGATTTCATCACCTCCATatactgttgttgttgatgctgttgccattttttttttgaaagagAACGTTCTATgtattgatgttgttgttgtgggtTTGGttagtttttcttttttttttttcaatttttggttttcagTTTTCAGTTTTCAGTTTTCAGTTTTCTAAAAATTTCATGAAACAAGAGATAAAAAGCGCTGTCACGTGATTACATAATagattttaaaaaagatATACATAAGCAGTAATTAAGAATCTAATGTCCCCCAGTAGTTATAgtgatatttattttataagGTCTATATATAAAACATTTTCTATTAAAGAATCCTATATTATATTGaactttttaaaattaattgatctaTCATTAGCAAATCTTGATTAATTAAAGGTTTATAATCGTACTCGTAATCATAGTCGTCATAATCATCATGGTCTATATCGAGATACATATTTGTAATAGTATTATTTGGTCGTATGGTGGGTATAAAATTACCACTAGGTGATGGTTCTAGAAATGACATATTTATACAATCATAATTAAATGAAGTTGATGGAATTATATTGTCAAGATATTGACAAGAATCTGGGCTATTATAAGAAGTAGTGTTGCGGGTAATTCTTACTGGTGGTGctaattgtttatttggtggaaataataataattctggTGATACACTTGTATCtgtagtagttgttgttgttgttgtggtggtggtggtggtggtgatttCTTCACTAAacattttttcaatgtcTTGAATTGAAGTGGagaaaatttcattttctaatttcaatcGTTTAGAAGATTTAGTTGGCGGAGGCGTTGAAGAGTCAGAAGAATTGGAATCATTTAATGATCTCTTCATAGTGTATGTAAATAAGAATATGTTTATATAGAAGTTATTAAAAactatttgaaaaaaatttgaaaaaatttcaacaatctATCtgattatatatatgtgtCATATTTCATTATAGATAACTTATCTGATGGGGTTTgatgtggtggtggtggtggtgccAATGGCAGTAATCGGCTATATGCTATACAAATAGAGTtaactaaaactaaaaaagaaatttgcgttcttcattttttctCCTCATTCATCCATCCATTGATAAATCCTATTTCTCTCTTAATCtaatttttatcaaattgcCCTTGGGGTTTTccacaatttttttttagtcaaataaagaaatagaGATTAGTGAAATTTGGTGGTCGCCGATATTTCAATTgctactattactactactactactactattactactattactaccACCACAGTTGATGCTaatcttttattttgtgATATATTTAGTTTATCTACTCCTTTTTTTGGTGccttgtcttttttttttttcactttttctCCCCACTGGTAGCCACTCAATCTACCAacccaccaccaccattaaatttttttttatcagGCAATCTCAAAAGATAACAAATCTGGCCCCCTcttaaaaaagaaatgaacaaaatatatttgataaGCAATAACACTTCCCTCAAAGATAACACCACAATTTGTCTatttgctgctgctgttttttttctatttcttatttttgacagatgaaaatttcaaaattgctTTCTTGTTGTGGAGttaaacaaaacaaaacaaaatgaaatgaaatgaaatgaaaaaattttgattgataGTATGATAGAAAGTTGAAACTTATGTGTGGAAACATTAATTTTAGATTCTTGTGCATAAATTGAAGCTAGAAAGCGGGTTCTCTTCTCCTGATTAGGTTAAAATTTTGCACATTAACAACTTTGTTAATAATTGCAAATTTCACCACAATTATTGACAATTACTTTTTCTCCATCattataaattgtttaaaaattttgacATAAcatattatcatcattaccAAAACAAAGAGTATTTCTCGAAAACTTGTTTATGTGGAgatgaaacaaaataaaaataaaaataaaaaaaacgcAAAATTTTAATCGAATACAATCTTTGACATTCCATTTGTTAAAAGTGTATTACATCTTCTTATCTTATCTTTTTCTACAAAAACTGtgtaaatataaaatacaAGGAGAGTGTCGTCGTAGGAACAAGTATATTATGTGTCCTTTTCAATAAGAGTGATGGaaattttcttggtttacattttattaatttgaattgtgATTTAGAGTGTGAAAatctaaaaagaaagaaagagaaaatttCGGTCTTCTCCATTGTTTGGTATTACCGCTTTCTATTGCTGTTATTGGTGGAGACAGTAGTATTACTATGTCCACTGCGgcattcttttttttttttcgccGTCGTCGGGAATAAGCTGGTTTTGTTCGGAGTTGATGGAAAACCGTGCGATATGGAGACGGCACTagaaaaaaacagaaatggtagtggtggtagtgatggtgatggtaTTATTTCCTCTTATCAGCTATGAaatgttttgtttgtttgttcatATTGTGTGGCTTCTTATTAAATGAAgattaaatataattgcgattcaaaatataagcgataacaacaaaaagataCTCAGTTTCTTTTATATAGATGGGGCTTCGTATCTTCtacaattaattgattagcCTTATCTGTATAGAAAACGCTGATAGCAAAGATATTAATATTGCAATTAATCAAAGTTTATGATAAGTAatttagtagtagtacATACTATAATTACGATTATTAGGATATTGGGatacaaaatataatagtagtagtagtagtagtgagAATGAAATCCTAGTAGAGAAAGGGTTTTGGACCCAAGCCCAGGCtaaccaagaaaaaaaaaattttttcaatgaaagAATCTCGTCGTATTGTATAACATTCCTTGAATAATtggaataataataataataatactaatttgacgataatgatgatgattaaGTTTTTGTTAAATATGAAGTCTGTTCATCATCACCTAAAAGAATGAAAGAAaagcaaaagaaaagaaatctcACTCAATTGTGACGTCTACCTTTACTTTTTTCTTGCCTTTTTTGCAACTGGCCAACCGTGaaattcctttttttaatGGTTAGTAATCGTACTTCCAAAAACAAGGCTTTTATGATGTGTGTGTCCCTATTTTTTCCCCTTTTTCTAAAAGTAGGCATTTAAAATTGCTGCCAATCATCAAAGTAGTCTGATAATTAATTAAGTAATTGTTGGGTAATCTCCGTAAATGAGGAATTTATCGGGGGAAAAAAAGAGGCGGCCAATGTAGgggagaaaaaaaagtgttCTAGAAATAGGGCGGATAGGCGGGACAAACTTGCATAAGGCGTGGaggtgatggtggtggtggcaaACGTGCATAAAATgtaattattatcattattattatcacttgataataacaattaGTTGCCTATAGGTCCCGTCCAATcaataaaagaattttcaattcttgaaaaaaaagaaaaaggcATGACAATATTagcattattattattattattatctatGCAAGTGTGCCCTTTTTCaaagtattattgtttgataAATGTTCTGTATACTCCCTCCTCCCCTTCCCCCCTTgcttattctttttttttccaccAAATTAaacgttttttttttttgttcttaaCTTCCATTCCCATCAgttgttgtcgttgttgtcATTCTTGAGTCAATTGCTTCCAtgtaattaattttattgatgGAAAATTCGTGACTTTGTTGGTGCActctcttctttttttttttttttgtggaTGTTTGCTATAATGGATATGGGATATGTAGgctgtttttttttttcctccATCCGGTTAATGATCTCCACTTTAGAAGCAAACACATATTTAGGAATgcaaaagaatcaaaaaaaatggggtggttttctctttgtttATTAGAGATTTTTAAGAGAGATctaaaacaattttaaaGTCGTAGCGTGATTTATTTAGCTATTGTTTGTTCTAAGATAAGAGAGTTTAGTTAGATTTTTagatcaaatcaattggttAAGTTGGGGTGGTGGGGAGGTGGTCCCCAAGCAATGTTAAGAAGTGATTTCATGATTTTTAACCTTAAAAGTGATCAACACTGTACTACACTGGTAATTGCTACACAAATTCATTTCTAAACCTCCACTGCAAGTTATCACAAAAACCCTAAAactgttgatgatgatgaaattcTACGTTATGAAAAGTGagacatttttttgtttcacaccataatttttttctttacgGAAGGGGGTGTATGTGTGGTTAtacaatatatttttgcaagcatttctttcttctttcaaattgttaTGTATAGACGACTCTCAAGAATCTCAACATTACTTTAACAAGAGAAGATTCAGGTTAATAAGATATGACTctgtatatatatatatatatatatgaaatGGTTTAATTTGTAATGATAGGATGGTTATAGTAAAAGAAAGCAAACAAGTGTATAGTActtgaaagaaagaaagaaagaaagcaAACTCacacaaaagaaaaagtggaaggttgaagttgaaaaatattcttttttttttttgtttttttttttggtcaTCCACAAATTTTTCGTTTcataataaattttgtaTGGCacactcactcactcactcactcactcactcaaTATGTGTGATGTATTACtatatgtgtgtgtgtgacCCAAATGGGGGTAATACTCACTCACTAAGTAATTTTGTGTCTCTTTCTATACTtctaaagaaaaaaactcTCGTTATCTTTCTCAACGAATATTGTCTCTCTCTATTtgtgtatatatatatcctaaccatcaccaacaaccaacaactAACAACTAACCACTAACAACTGCTTACAATATACAATTTCGTCAAAGTTTGGTGTATCGTCGtcttattattactacCTGATTACACTACGATTATCTGCTACTCCTATAGTAATAGTTCCTATCAGAATAGAATTTAAAACATTCTACACCAAGAAGGctgaaaaatattgattgataaataataatatacaaatactagtatttcttcttctttttcctccaccaatcaattttatcaaattatatttcattACAGAAAGCAGAAAGATTTactaaattatattttgtcATTGAATTtcctaaaaaaaaacatctCACTACtaagagaaagagagagacTATTTCATTTACTCCCCCTCCTACTCGTATCAACTTTTTTCTAACCCCCTtcacccaaaaaaaaaaaaaagacgaAAGCAATAAATAAgataaataaatacaaaaccaattatcaacaacaaatatttatctATTTTCCAttcctttcctttcttattgaatttgaaacatATTCTTATCTTCACccattttttgttgttcattgattaaatttaaatcaaaagGGGctttattttatatatatatatatatctcAGATAATCGAAATGTCTCAGCCGAGTAGTgctcaattcaatttctatAGTAATCTGTCTTCATCATTAGAAGATCCAATATCACCAACTACATATCTGCTGTCACTGCAACTGCAACtgcaaccacaaccacaaccacaactgCAAGTACAGTCACTGTCACTGGCACTGcataatcataatcataattATAATCATCAACGTCATCACcataacaataataccaacaacaacaacaatggtCATCACATTAAAAATGACAAATTACATAAATCCATTAAAAGATCATTGAGTAAATTAACATTTACTCCTCCTAATGCTAATATTCCTTCTAATCCAGTATCAGCTTCTTCATCGACGGGTCATAGTTTTTCTGAAGCAGATATATTTGAACGAACTTGTTCTAAAcataattatcattatccattaataaataatccTGAAACTCCATCACATtataatttagaaaattatACTTCACCGATTTTAGACACGGCAACAGAAATCTTATCGAATAATATTCCATTAGATCAagtgaaattgaattgttattgtgatgaaaatgaaaatgaaaatgaaatagataaacaaattgaaaatgaaaatgaacaagaagaaaatactGATCAAATAAGGGatcaaaaacaagaaaaggAAGATATACTACAACCTCCATCAACAACTACTACATTTATTCGTCCACGAGCTAGAAGTATTATATCACAAACTTTAATATCAACATTGGATCATAATAGAAAAATGCATTCATCAATGTCAAGCACtggatttaataataatcataatcataaCCACAAtaacaaccacaaccacaacaatgCCACTGCTACTGCTACTGCCATTTCCAATTATAATCCACTGCCACCACCATTACTTGCGAAAAGACTGATGAGTTATGCTGGTCAAACCCCTTATTCTCAAAGTAAAGGTATAGGTAAAGTTGATAAAGAAGATAATGATCCCaatacaattgattttttttcatttgctgatattataaatcatgaagaagttgaagaagaacaagaaaaaggatTTATTAATACTAGTCCAACAAGAAGTAGTAccagtagtagtagcaatAGCGGTGGTGGTAGacaatttaatcaaatggTATCTccatcaccatcattaACACAACCACCAGTGAATGATTTCCATCCTATTAGAAGAGGTAGTTGTGTTGCTACAATTAGTGCTAAAGATTATATTGGAAGATTTTAGATTCTAACACACACATGCACTTTGTGTTTcccattctttttttttatattttcaagtaatattagtagtagtagtagtcactgtatattattattagtagttactttgtcttttttgttgttgttgttgttgttgttttaatttattgatttttgattttattaatttttagtttcacGTATTGTAGCTCTAAGAAAAAGCCTGTTTCAACTCTGGTTTGTTCAGTAGTGAGATGTGTAGtatattgattcaattgatattatgCTGAATTAGTGTAAACGGTTGGTTGGTGGGGAATAATTGGTGGATTGGTGAAAATATGGCAaccaattaattaattaattgattacttgcaaccaaaaaattaatcTCCCGCAAACAAACAAGAAGCGCAGAACAATTTGTTGGTTGATTTTGCCATTTTACACAAACTGAACATACAGAAATATAAAAGGTAGTGTATATTGGTATAAttggcttttttttttgctcaCACATTTTgtctctttctctttcacTCCTTTTTTTCCCCCCYCCCCCCCATCGtgaattcttttaattgaaaaaatttttttactctttttttttttccaaatattgCTTTACCCTTTCCTTATAAATAAGAAAATCTATTTCATCGATTAACATCCACCTTAAAATCACAACATATAACTTTCTTATCCCCTGaacatcaatcaatcaatcaattcatctttataaattttaattaaatcaactCCAATCcatttaattaaatcattcaCATCTACACGtacacacatacacatCACCGCCTCCCCTGCTCCCCTGctcccctttttttttataaaaaacGACACCTTTATTCACTCCAATATCATGACTGAATCTTTATTTGATACCAATTTCACTTCAGAAAACGAATCTAAACCTGAACCaactcaacaacaacaacaacaatcaactCAACAAACatctcaacaacaacaacaacaacagccaTCGTCTTCTACATTAACAACATCTATTGTTGATCAATCTTCAACTTTACCTTCATTACAAGATAAATCCAATATTGATGCCTTGATCAATTATCGAGTATTAGTTTCCGCCAAAGAAGCAGGATGTCTTATTGGTACTAATGGACAAgttattgattcaattagAAATGAAACCAATACTAAAGCCGGGATTTCTCGATTAATTCCTGGTAGTCATGAACGAATTTTAACTGTTCTGGGGAAATTAGATGATTGTGCTAAAGCATTAAGTTATTTTGCTCAAGCTTTAATTAATGCTAATATTGAAAGTTATAATTATTTCCCCCTTAaacaattatcatcaacTCCAAATACTgaagaaacaacaattttaagATTATTAATCCCCAATTCTCAAATGGGGACTTTAATTGGTTCTAAAGGTGCTAGaatacaacaattacaaaataattttaatatttctATGATTGcttcaaaatcatttttacCAGGTTCAAATGAAAGATTAGTTGAATTACAAGGTactgttgatgatttatatGATAGTTTAAGAATAATTTCAAGATGTCTTATTGAagatttttcttcaattgttggTACCACTTATTATGTTCCTCGTGGTAACACCTACAACAATAATCATAGCCATAGCCATAGccacaacaacaccaacaacaccaacatcaataacaataacaacaataataataatacacaCGGTAGTGGCGGTAATAAAACCACTGATACTATATCTTTTCCTAATGATATAGTTGGAGCATTAATAGGGAAAAGAGGTAGTCGTATTGATGGAGTTAGAAAAGTTAGTGGTGCTATGATTGCTATTAGTGAAGCAATCGAAGGTGAAAATGAACGAGTTTTCACTATTACAGGATCATCTCATGCTGTAGATAAAGCTAAAcaaatgatttatcaaaattttaaaagagaagaagaaagaagaaaaaatgaagaatcaagagtataaaaaaattagggAGAGAGGTATCATTCACCActtttaaacaaaaaaaaacaaaaaattttttattgattctTGATCTTTGTATGTGTATTTTAGTTTattaatagtaatagtagtagtaatagtaatagtaataatattaatctATTAAATTTTCGTGTgagttttgtttttgacCATTGTGGCAATATTTATGAGAATGGAATCTAATCTGGAATGTTATAACTGAGTCtaattattgatgatgttgtCGTTGTCGTTGTCGTTGTCGTTGGAAtttttgaagttgttgGTAATCAATTAAGTGATATACTTGAATCATTGAGTTACTGGCTGCAATGTCTCATTTGGAGTATTTCTGGGCAATTGATTATGTtgttaaaacaaaaagaagacaaattattataattggGTTAGTATTGATCCACGatgaaacaaaagaaaattaaatttaagATCTaaaagttgaagaaaaaaatgggTTCCAAGTCATTATAATATTGTATCTATAGTTGAGTATTTTTGATTAACATGGGGGAGGTTTTTTATaagtaatgaaaataatgatattttgaCAAATATTGTATATAAACGttgaaataaattgaaGTAAAAAATTTGCACCCAAAATAACTCCCAAAACTGATTGAAAAAGTAGCCCCCCCCCCTCCTTTCCCTTTTCCTTGATATAGACTCTTCTAATAAACCAAAGTAAAGCAGTTTACTGTCCTGAATTTGCTATTCAGCTGTCAAAAGTGTAGCTTGACTTACTATTAATTGATAGAAACTCATCTACTATTCCCAGAGGATATATATtggttgtttgtttgttagTCACCGGAGTATAAGGTATTGGTCAACCGGAGAAGATCGGAGAAAAGAGGAAAGGCCctcttttgttgttgtttcgGCCGCATAGTAATGTGTGTGTATGAAGGATAAATCGCGCCGTAACAGGCCGGAGGAACATCAAACACAATTAAGGCTTACTCACTCTCACTCTCACTCCACTCactataattatttttgctttgaaaaaaaaaaaaaatttataatgatgaaatcTTTGCGATGTATAATCTCTCCCCTCcctctttctctctctctcatTTGAAGATTACATTTAAAGAGTCTATTAATAGACCACAACCATTACATTTCTTAAAGATACTCATTtaaaataaactaaaaGCTATCAAttgcaaaacaaaaccaTGTCAAAACCTCAAACTAAAATACAATATCCGTATGTAAATCACCGGATACtcatttcttctttttttttcagatcataaaaagagaagaaccccctttttttataaatcatcagtttttttttttttttactaaCCTTATTGAAATCCAGATTTTGGTATGGAGGAGCAGCAAGTATGGCAGCATGTTTAGTGACTCATCCATTAGATTTAGCCAAAGTTCGATTACAAACCGCTACTAAACCTGGccaatcattattatcgatgatttatcaaatcattacTAAAGAAGgggttttcaaaatatattcaGGATTAACCGCTTCATTATTACGTCAAGCAACTTATTCAACGACTAGATTTGGGATAtatgaatttttaaaagaacAATACATGGAATCAATAGCAACAACTGGAGGCacagaacaaaaaaaaccttCAACGGCAGTATTATTACCTATGTCAATGATTGCTGGAGCATTAGGTGGATTAGTAGGAAATCCATCTGATGTAGTCAATATTCGAATGCAAAATGATTCAACATTACCAATTAATCAACGAAGAAATTATCGTAATGCCTTTGATGGAATTTATAAGATTTGTCAACAAGAAGGtataaattcattatttagAGGATTAACGCCAAATTTAATTAGAGGTGTATTAATGACAGCTTCACAAGTTGTTACTTATGATATTgctaaatcaatattagtTGATCATATTCATATGGATCCTTCGAAAAAATCAACTCATTTTAGTGCTTCTTTAATTGCTGGATTAGTGGCTACTACAGTTTGTTCACCTGCTGATGTTGTTAAAACTAGAATCATGAATAGTAAAGGAAGtactggtggtggtagtggtggtgatggt includes:
- the ARP4 gene encoding Arp4p (Subunit of the NuA4 histone acetyltransferase complex): MATASTTTVYGGDEINAIVLDPGSYTTRIGYAGDDFPKVITSSYYGQVKNDKKKIFGESINVPRANYDIKPILKESIIVDWDAAIEQYQYYFDQQLKVVGPEQPILITEPIWTETSYRQQLVETFFENFEFSGIYLAKSPTCVSFQQGRSNCLVVDLGHDSVSVTPVIDGICLLKSSMKTNYGGKFLSNEIQDYLIDTKKVVMEPSFKIKSKIPTTYPDPPKYELKNNNTIPTSSSSSLSQSFLEFQNEKIYHNFKEILEVPEKNSSSGTTTTTTTTNKDSSRLFELPTGQSIVIDRFKIAESIFDPTIYKFTNSKLSFPPNNGEISITQANEYRPLKRVRKNDDEEEDSNQSTPKPEVNIRGISQLISHTLSNIDIDLRASLANNIIVTGGVSLISQLTERLYLELSNNNPGLKIRLHAVGNSTERINQAWIGGSVLASLGTFHQMWVTKEEYNEVGVDRILNQRFR
- a CDS encoding uncharacterized protein (Mitochondrial dicarboxylate transporter; possibly an essential gene, disruptants not obtained by UAU1 method) gives rise to the protein MSKPQTKIQYPFWYGGAASMAACLVTHPLDLAKVRLQTATKPGQSLLSMIYQIITKEGVFKIYSGLTASLLRQATYSTTRFGIYEFLKEQYMESIATTGGTEQKKPSTAVLLPMSMIAGALGGLVGNPSDVVNIRMQNDSTLPINQRRNYRNAFDGIYKICQQEGINSLFRGLTPNLIRGVLMTASQVVTYDIAKSILVDHIHMDPSKKSTHFSASLIAGLVATTVCSPADVVKTRIMNSKGSTGGGSGGDGVNGNAISILKNAVKHEGIGFMFRGWLPSFIRLGPHTIVTFLVLEQLRKFKLGMSRSD
- a CDS encoding uncharacterized protein (Protein of unknown function; Plc1-regulated; induced by Mnl1 under weak acid stress; flow model biofilm induced), translated to MSQPSSAQFNFYSNSSSSLEDPISPTTYSSSSQSQSQPQPQPQSQVQSSSSASHNHNHNYNHQRHHHNNNTNNNNNGHHIKNDKLHKSIKRSLSKLTFTPPNANIPSNPVSASSSTGHSFSEADIFERTCSKHNYHYPLINNPETPSHYNLENYTSPILDTATEILSNNIPLDQVKLNCYCDENENENEIDKQIENENEQEENTDQIRDQKQEKEDILQPPSTTTTFIRPRARSIISQTLISTLDHNRKMHSSMSSTGFNNNHNHNHNNNHNHNNATATATAISNYNPSPPPLLAKRSMSYAGQTPYSQSKGIGKVDKEDNDPNTIDFFSFADIINHEEVEEEQEKGFINTSPTRSSTSSSSNSGGGRQFNQMVSPSPSLTQPPVNDFHPIRRGSCVATISAKDYIGRF
- a CDS encoding uncharacterized protein (Ortholog of C. dubliniensis CD36 : Cd36_63640, Pichia stipitis Pignal : PICST_32878, Candida guilliermondii ATCC 6260 : PGUG_03423 and Candida tropicalis MYA-3404 : CTRG_02106); this encodes MKRSLNDSNSSDSSTPPPTKSSKRLKLENEIFSTSIQDIEKMFSEEITTTTTTTTTTTTTTDTSVSPELLLFPPNKQLAPPVRITRNTTSYNSPDSCQYLDNIIPSTSFNYDCINMSFLEPSPSGNFIPTIRPNNTITNMYLDIDHDDYDDYDYEYDYKPLINQDLLMIDQLILKSSI
- a CDS encoding uncharacterized protein (S. cerevisiae ortholog Hek2/Khd1 is a putative RNA binding protein involved in the asymmetric localization of ASH1 mRNA; Hap43-induced gene); translation: MTESLFDTNFTSENESKPEPTQQQQQQSTQQTSQQQQQQQPSSSTLTTSIVDQSSTLPSLQDKSNIDALINYRVLVSAKEAGCLIGTNGQVIDSIRNETNTKAGISRLIPGSHERILTVSGKLDDCAKALSYFAQALINANIESYNYFPLKQLSSTPNTEETTILRLLIPNSQMGTLIGSKGARIQQLQNNFNISMIASKSFLPGSNERLVELQGTVDDLYDSLRIISRCLIEDFSSIVGTTYYVPRGNTYNNNHSHSHSHNNTNNTNINNNNNNNNNTHGSGGNKTTDTISFPNDIVGALIGKRGSRIDGVRKVSGAMIAISEAIEGENERVFTITGSSHAVDKAKQMIYQNFKREEERRKNEESRV